In the Bos mutus isolate GX-2022 chromosome 15, NWIPB_WYAK_1.1, whole genome shotgun sequence genome, ACAGTCAGCTGGCCTCccgtccctccccatccccctcaACCACGCAGCCTCCCGCCAGGAGGGAGGCGCTGGTCCCCCTGCCTTCCCCGCGGGCCAGCCCTCTGCCAGCCCCCTCTCATGCTCCTGACGGCTGGAAGCACAATTTTCATCCCCTGAGAGGCAGAGGAACGGCTCGCGCCCCGCCCGAAACAGGTGTTTACTTTTAACGCTAACAGCCCCCACCCTCCTGAAACTCGCCGGATGGGCCCGAGGGCTGTGGAGAGCCCGCTCCTGGGTATGGGGGAGCCGTGGCCTCAGCGCAGCGACCCAGAGTGCCAAGCAGCATCGCCGCCTGTGCTGAAGGGAGTTTACCTCCTCACCATGGTCAGGAGAGCATCCCACAACCCCCTACCCAGAGCCCTGAGCCGCCTTGCAGGGCCCGGGAACCACGGGGGTAACAGTGACCAGCTGAGTGGGTGAATTTGCGCCGGTCACCGTGGCCTCGCTCACGGGACCAACCCTGGACGCTGGGTCAGCTCGCCTGGCTGGACAACTGTCTTGGCCAGAAGGCCAGGGCTGGTTTTCAGGAAATTGGTGATGAACCACGAAACGGGAtcgtctctttttgtttctttttggcagATACTAGTTCAGTTGTTCACCTAACACCCTCTCTTCGCtgcatgtgtatttatttagttataaCCCTGGTGGACTGCAGCTTCCGTCTTTGTTGGGAATGAGTTCGTTATGAGCCATGGTTGGGTCGGTGACCACAGCTTGTTTGCTCCCCCGTCGGGAGTGGGGGGCGGGGCAGAGCCCGGAGGACACAGTGGGGAGGGCGGCCCCCACAGCTGCACCGTCGTCTGTTTTAATTTAACTGTATTTAATTTGTTTCGAAATTAAAAGTCAACTATGGTTTTTAACCGTCTTAACCCTCCTCCACCCTGCCTGCTTTCTCATCACTTAAGCGCCCAGCCTGTACTGTGAGGTGCCCCTCTGGACACTCCCTGCTCCAGGTGCCACGTGGGCCCCGAAAGCCTTGGGGTCACCTCCCACGAGGACACGAACACAAAGCCCTGGCGCTGCAGACGCCATCCGCACCAGGAGGCGGACAAGGGGCGTGGGGTGGGCGCGGGTGGCATCAGAACGGCCTCTGGGCAGATGCGCAGAGACCGGGATCCGGGGCAGAGCGCTCTGTCAGCAGGAGGCGCTTGGCAGATGGGCCCTGAGGGCAGCTGactctggggggtggggtgtcagACACGAGAGCAGGGGACACTGGACAGGCGGcctgggagtgggaggaggggctgcCAGACTTTCGGAGCAGAGGGTGGGCTTGGTCCAGCCGGCCTGGAAGAATCACTTGCCTCCTGTGCTCCCCACGAACAGGACGAGGGCAGGCGGCTGGAGACCATGGCGGATCTGGCGAGGCGGGTCAGGTCTGGGCGCGTGGCGGGGTGAGCTGCTGGGCCAGGTACGGGGTTTGAGAGGAGCCGAGGAGAGCCAGACAGAGCAGAGAGCTTTGTCCATCGCTCCAGGCAGACTGCAGGGGTCCACGCGGTGACAACAGTGTGGGGTCATGTGACTCACACACTCACGGGAGGTGAGCAGCCAGCGGCTGGGGCCCCTGAGCTCAGACGGGGATGCACGTTGCGGAGAACAAGCCTGAAGGCTGTTGACAAGCCCTTCATGCACGGCCTCAGCAGCAAGTACAGACGGAGCGGGAGGAGGCCTGGGAGGGCCTCAGACGCCCAGCACTCAGAGGCTGGGTGAGCAGCAGGGCATGTCCTGCCTAGGTGCTTGGACGGACAAGCTGGGGTCACCAGGCAGGGAAGTCATGAAGATGGGTGGAGCCAGGGACCTCGCCCAGGAAGGGCTGCGTGTCAGGTGGCACAGGGCCATGCAGGGCATGCTCACTGCAGACCCCAGGCATGCCCGGGTGGACTCGCACCCACGGGCCTCATGGGGCCCGGCCGGGGCCTCGGCTCCTGGTGCTCAGCTCTGAGCTTCCCGCGGAACACGGGGCAGGAAGGGCTGGTTAGTTTGGACGAGATCAGGACGTGCTCTGGATACCTCCCCGCTGCCCGCCATGGCCCACAGGTTCGTTTCAGTGAGCTCCACTGTCTGCCTCCAGCAGGACCACGGGGTTCAGCCCGCCGTGACCATCTGCCCTTGACCCGGCTTGTGGGCCCGGGGGCGGCACACTGGTGCCCCCGGGAGACCCGAGCCGTGTCCCACTCCCGGGAGGAATCCGCCCTTGGACTGGGGCTATTACAGAAGAGCCTCCGTTGGTGGCAGAATGCAGGTCCGTGAGGACGCGCGCCCGCCGGCCCAGCCGCCTCCTGCCCACCAGACGGTCTGCATTCCCCACCAGCTGGGCTGACTCTGTGCCCAGCCCCACAAGCCCGTGTCTCAGCTCCCCGCACACAGACCAAGTCAGAGAGACACTGCCAAGCAGGCCTGGAATCAACTCTGTGGCTTTATTGCAACTCAGGGCAGCGAATTGGAGCCCCGCAGAGGACTCACCCCTGGGCACACCCGGGGGTCTGGATGCACATGTGGGAGGAGGctgcccggccccgccccccccaATTCCCCAGAGCAGTGGCCTTTCCTCTCAGTGGATGCTTCGTCACGTGGAGCGGGAGGGAACGAGTGGATGCAGGAGGTGAGGCCCAACTCTCAGATGCGACCCTGGGGAGCGCAGAGGAGGCCGCAGGCTCTGCACTGCACTGGCGTCCTCCCAGGATGGCAGAGAGACCTGGGCAGGTCGTGAAGGGACAGCgggctccccccaccctccatgGACAGCACGTGCGCCCCAGCTCAGAGCTGGGGCCACAGGGACGAGGGCACGGCTgggccaggggcagaggagcaaGCACTCAGGAGCCGGGCCCCACCAGCCCCCACAGTGAACAGTCCCCGTCTGGCCCAGGGGAGCGGGGAGGCGCTCCGGGAGGGAGGGCCCCTCACCCTCTCCTCGAGCCTACGGTCCTGCAGGGCAAGGGTGAACTGCAGCCGCAGGCAGACTCCCAAGGGCGGCCGGAGCGGGCACAGGCCGGTCAGTGGTCAGCGGGGTCTCGGGCCTGGGCGGCTCAGTGCACGTACTCGTGCTGGCCCAGGTTGGGCGTGTCCACGAACTGGATTATCCGTTGCGCCATCTTCTCTTCAAAGACGATGATCTGGGGGAGATGGCCAGCCTGTCTCCAGGCGGAACGTCTGTCCTCTCCCGCCCACCCAGGCCCCCTGGGAAACGCGGCGGGGCAGGGAGGGCGGGGCTGAGGAGGGGTCCCAGGGGACAAGCCCCCACCTTATTTAAGCCTACATCCAGCCAGGCGCCTGGGAGGTAGAGGGTCTCCTGGGGCCCGATGTTCCAGTAGCGGCCAAGGTTCTGGTTGTTGATGAACACGACCCCCTTTTCCCAGCCCTACGAGAAGCAGAAGGACGCATCAGTTGGCTGAACTCAAGAGTGACAGGAGCTCTTGCCTTCCGAGGGACCAGCCAGGACTGCCCCCAGCCTGCAGCTGCCCCCGCAGGGTGCTCGGCTCAGACTGGACCCCAAGTCTTGGCCCTGAGAAGCCCGCCCAGTGCTCTCCACCAGGGACGCCACGACGGAGAGCCTGTGGGCACACGCGGTGTGCACGCCCTGGTGGGGGATACACACCTCCAGCTTCACAAAGGTGTCATAGGGGGAGTCCAAGACAGACAGGGCTCCCAGGAAGAACGCAGGGAACACGGGCTCCTCTGTCAGAGGTTTCCACTTGTCTGCAGTGAACCTGCGGGCAGACGGACAGGGAGGGGCCCTTCACGGGTCGTCTGTGTCCAGAGCCCCCGCCCGCCCTATGGCCTGTGGCAATGGTTGGGGAGGGGGTCCCAGGGACCCCAGGGCGGGGCGGAGCAGGGCAGGGGCGAGGCAGGGCAGCGTCTTCTGCCCTCGGGTGGCATAGGGCGGGACAGACCTCTGCAGAAAGCTCCTGTCCATCTCCAGGCTgtagattttgaattttttcagggGAGAATCGTTCAGATAGACATTTCCAATGATACCTGTGGGAAGGGGTCAGGACACTGGGCGAGGAGGGCCGACAGGGGCCCAGCGGGCCAGGCACATACTTGGACTGCTTCcggaaagttccagaaaagacTCCCCTCCCCGGAGACGCCAGCTCCCCAGGGGGCTCTTCACACACTAATTTCTTCCCTGCCATCCCAAAGCCCTGCGAGCCAGCGGGTGGAGTCTGCCAGCCCCAGGCTTCTGGGCCTTCTGAGGGCCCGCCTGGGCTGGCCTCTGTCTCTGGGCCTTCTAATGGGGCGCCCGGTGGCATCTGCCTCTGGGTCTTCTGGGGGTTGCCCGGGGTGGCTATGAGGGGGCCCGAGGTGGCGTCTGCCTCTGGGCCTTCTGGAGGGCACTCCCTTTGGGGTTGAGGCTTTCAATAGGAAAGGAGACCCAAATGACGGGTTTGACCAGGACATCTTAGCCTGCAGCTACTGAGGTCAGTGTTCTGCGGCCCAGATGGAGCAGACCAGTGACCCGGCCAGGGACCCCAGGAGGACGGGGGAGCAGGGGAGGCCATGGCTGCGAGCCTGAGGGAGGCCCCAGGGGTCTGGGGGGTTCTCATCCAGCTCCTATCTCAGACTGCATGAAACCCCGCGGGTTTGATAgataagaagagagagaaggttCAGAAAGCCCCCAGGACTCACCCCTCCAGGGTCCCTCAGGACTCACCCCCTCCAGGGGCTCCTAGGACTAACCCCCTCCAGGGTACCCCAGGACTTACCCTTCCAGAGGGACCCCAGGACTCACCCCGCCAGGGCCCCCCAGGTCTCACCCCTCCAGAGGCTCCCAGGACTCACCCCTCCAGGGTACCCCAGGACTCACCCCTCCAGAGGCTCCCAGGACTCACCCCTCCAGGGGGACCCCAGGGCTCATCCCTCCAGGGGTTCCCAGGACTCACCCCTCCAGGGGTGCCTAGGATTCACCCCTCCAGAGGCTCCCAGGACTCACCCTCCAGGGGGACCCCAGGACTCACCCCTCCAGGGGCTCCCAGGACTCACCCCTCCAGGGTACCCCAGGACTCACCCTTCCAGGGGGACCCCAGGACTCACCCCTCCAGGGTACCCCAGGACTCACCCCTCCAGGGTACCCCAGGACTCACCCCTCCAGGGGCTCCCAGGACTCACCCTCCAGGGGACCCCAGGACTCACCCCTCCAGAGGGACCCCAGGACTCACCCCTCCAGAGGGACCCCAGGACTCACCCCTCCAGGGGTCCCTAGGACTCACCCCTCCAGGGCCCCCCAAGTCTCACCCCTCCAGGGGTCCCTAGGACTCATCCCTCCAGAGGGACCCCAGGACTCATCCCTCCAGGGGTCCCTAGGACTCACCCTGCAAGGGACCCCCAGGACTCACCCCTCCAGAGGCTCCCAGGACTCACCCTTCCAGGGGTCCCCAGGACTCATCCCTCCAGGGGCTCCCAGGACTCACCCCTCCAGGGGGACCCCAGGGCTCATCCCTCCAGGGGTTCCCAGGACTCACCCCTCCAGGGGTGCCTAGGACTCACCCCTCCAGAGGCTCCCAGGACTCACCCTTCCAGGGGGACCCCAGGACTCACCCCTCCAGGGGCTCCCAGGACTCACCCCTCCAGAGGCTCCCAGGACTCACCCTCCAGGGGGACCCCAGGACTCACCCCTCCAGGGGTACCCCAGGACTCACCCCTCCAGGGGCTCCCAGGACTCACCCCTCCAGGGTACCCCAGGACTCACCCCTCCAGAGGGACCCCAGGACTCACCCCTCCAGAGGGACCCCAGGACTCACCCCTCCAGGGGTCCCCAGGACTCACCCCTCCAGGGCCCCCCAGGTCTCACCCCTCCAGAGGCTCCCAGGACTCACCCCCTCCAGAGGGACCCCAGGACTCACCCCTCCAGGGGTCCCTAGGACTCATCCCTCCAGAGGGACCCCAGGACTCACCCCTCCAGGGGTCCCTAGGACTCACCCTGCCAGGGACCCCCAGGACTCACCCCTCCAGAGGGACCCCAGGACTCATCCCTCCAGGGGTCCCTAGGACTCACCCTGCAAGGGACCCCCAGGACTCACCCCTCCAGAGGCTCCCAGGACTCACCCTTCCAGGGGGATCCCAGGACTCATCCCTCCAGGGGCTCCCAGGACTCACCCCTCCAGGGGGACCCCAGGGCTCATCCCTCCAGGGGCTCCCAGGACTCACCCCTCCAGGGGTCCCTAGGACTCATCCCTCCAGAGGGACCCCAGGACTCACCCCTCCAGGGGTCCCTAGGACTCACCCCTCCAGGGGTGCCTAGGATTCACCCCTCCAGATGGATCCCAGGACTCACCCCTCCAGGGGCTCCAGGAACCCCCATCCACCCTGGAGCCCCTGTGGCACAGCCCCGTGCCCCGCGGTGCTCCTGTGGGGAAGGCCAGGCGGGCGGCACCAAGACCCACCTTTGCGCTGCTGGTCGATGTTGTCCCCGTAGTTGACTCTCCCGCAGTTCTCCACCAGGATCCTCAGCGTCGTGAACCCCTGTGGGCAGCACAGGGCGCCCTGAGGAAGCCCCAGCCGCCCCTCGGGCTTTCTCGGTGGCGCCCCAGTTCTCCCTGAACTCTGAGCACGGGACAGGGTCCCTGATCACAGAGCCACACTCACCCCACCTCTGTGGCAACCCCCAGTCCCGGCCCCCTTCCGGGCCCCGCCCAGACAAACCTGGACCGTGGGGATGACGATCGTCTTCTTCTTGTAGTCGAGGGTCCCCAGGAAGAACGTGTTCAGGAACACCTGCCCGAGGAGCAGGTGCGGGCCACAGCGTCGGCGGGGTCCTGGGGGTCCCGGCCCGGTACGCAGAGGGGAGggcccaggggtggggaggaaatggAGGCGGCGGTGTGGGGCCATCTCCACACGTGGGAGCATCTGGGTGCGGGGTTGCCCCTACCTGTCCCCGGTCACGCACAAGGGCAGTGAGGACGCCGGACGCAGTGACTGTGGTCTCGTATAGCGTGTATCCGAAGGACTGCCCGCTGCCCCCGTTGATCGGGAGGTTCTCCATGTTGACCGGGTGCTCCGAGGTGACCGGCTGCATGGACAGGAGACGGGGGTGAGGCTGACTGAAAGAGGCCACCTCGCCTTCCAGGGCGCGGGGCACAGGGTGCGGGCGGCCTCGTGGGGTCAGTACATGGGGCGTGGTAAGGATGACCGCTTTCTATTTGCTGTCACTCGGGCAAGTGccacagtcctgtctgattccTCATCAGGGTCAGGGGACAGGGAcagaaggaagctgagcacaCGGGCCTGGGGCTCAGGGTGGACCCCGCCTCGGCCCCCTTGCTCCTCCATGctcctcctctggctccctgcatcccaccccctcctccgtgctcctcctctggctccctgcatccctcccccctcctccgtgctcctcctctggctccctgcatccctcccccctcctccgtgctcctcctctggctccctgcatccctcccccctcctccgtgctcctcctctggctccctgcatcccaccccctcctccgtgctcctcctctggctccctgcatcccacccctcctccgtgctcctcctctggctcctgcATCCCCCCTCCTCCGTGCTCCTCCTCCGTGCTCCTCCCTCCTCTGGCTCCCTGCAtcctgctcccctcctcctccgtgctcctcctctggctccctgCATCCCTCCCCCCCCCTCCGTGCCTCCTCCCTCTGGCTCCCTgcatccctcccctcctccgtgctcctcctctggctccctgcatccctcccctcctccgtcctcctctggctccctgcatcccctcctcctccgctCCTCCTGGCATCCCATCCCCCCTCCTCCGTGctcctcctctggctccctgcatccctcccccctcctccgtgctcctcctctggctccctgcatcctcccccctccctccatgCCCTCttctggctcctcctcctctggctccctgcatcctctggcccctcccccctcctccgtgctcctcctctggctccctgCATCCCCTCCTCCGTGCTCCTCCTCTGGCCCCTGCAtccccccctcctcctctcctcctctgtgcCCCCCTCCTCCTCTGGCTGGCCCTGcatccctcccccctcctccgtgctcctcctctggctccctgcatccctccccctcctcctccgctcctcctctggctccctgCATCCCCCCTCCTCCGTGctcctcctctggctccctgcatcccaccccctcctccgtgctcctcctctggctccctgCATCCCTACCCCTCCTCCATGctcctcctctggctccctgcatcccccctccctccgtgctcctcctctggctccctgcatccctcccctcctccgtgctcctcctctggctccctgcatccctcccccctcctccgtgctcctcctctggctccctgCATCCCTACCCCCTCCTCCGTGctcctcctctggctccctgcatccctcccccctcctccgtgctcctcctctggctccctgcattccctcccccctcctccgtggctcctcctctggctccctgcatccctcccccctcctccgtgctcctcctctggctccctgcattccctcccccctcctccgtggctcctcctctggctctctgcatccctcccccctcctcctcccgtcAGCCTGTCCTCTGCACTTTGAGCTGAGGCCAGGGTGGAGCCCCGTGGAGACTTGTTCTCTTCATCCTCCAGCTCAGTAGCTGCAGGAAGCTCAGAGCGTCTGTGGGCCCAGCTGCAGTCCACAGTCCGTGGCGGGGGATGAGGCCCTGAGCCCAGGGCCCAGCTTGCACTCACCAGCTCCAGGAAGTTCAGGGCATCCCACAGGGACACGTAGAAAGCTGGTGTCACTGGGTCATACGCCGTCTTGGGAAGAAGGTCGGGCGGGACGGGAAGAGGGGCCCCTGCACCACAAGCAGACGGTGGGCGTCCCCAAAGGACCCGACAGTCACTGCGCCCCCAGCCACCACTGGCCCCGGCTCCTGCCCACACACAGCAGAGCACACCCCTGCCAGCCACACAGAGAACCCCCAGGAAGATGAGGGCTGGACAGGGCTTGCTTCTCACACTCTTCGAAACATAGACACCTGTGAGGAGGTGAAGCTGGCAAGACCCCTACTCAGATGACAACAGTCGCTCatacttccctgtcctttctAGGAAGTTCCTGCacagggaggtggggtggggtgggggaggggaggatggtgggggaggggagggtgatgggggagggggaggtcggggggaggggggaggacagggggaggggaggaggaggggaggacggTGCGACAGAGGGAGATGTGGGAGGATggtgagggggaaggggaggaagccAGTTTCCTGAGGTCTCAGAGCAGCGGCCAGCATGCAGGTACCTGCCATGGAGCCGAAGAACTCCCGGAGCTTTGTGTACTTGGCCGTGTAGTCCCCGGCCTCCGTCAGCACTGCATCGTAGTCTGCGAGACACCAGACAGGCCCCAGGACAACGTCGCGGGAGGAGGCGGGCTCAGCAGTGGGCTCCTCGCCCCAGCAATGCCACAGGCAAGATGCTTGACGTGAGCCGCCCGTCAGTCAGAATGCCACACACACTGAACACGTGGACGGCCCCAGAGTGTCCAGACCCCACTCAGCAGGCGGGAGGCCCCCAAGGGCCATCCCTCCTGGCCTGGGCTGTGCTTCCTTCCCCAGCCAACTGGTCTCCCACACCCTGGAAGCTTCGGTGACAGTCCGGACAAAACCTCGCCTTCACATGGGAGGTGCCAGCCGCTGTCCCCGAGGGACACCCCTGGAGTGCCCAGGAGTGCTGTGAGTGCCCCATCGGGGATACGCACCGTAGCTGGTGACATCCGGCTTGTAGTCCTGGAAGTGCATGGCTCCTCCGATGAAGCCGAAGTTGGTGCCCCCGTGGAACATGTACAGGTTGATGGACGAGCCGGCTTTGACGATGGCCGACACTGTGTTCAAGACCTCTGCAGGGAGGGACGTCTGATGGCCAAGCGGTCACAAGCCCTGAGCCCCTGGGAGGCCCCTCACGGCTCCAGCCCGTGGCTTCCCTGACCCCAGCCGCAGTCCGTGGCCAGAGGCCCAGAGTCCAGTGCTCGGCTTTCAGTTCCCAGATGAGTCTGCCTGGGGCCAGGCTGCAGCCGGGGCCgcgccccccagcccccgcccaggGGGCTTCGCCCGCTGCTCACCTGGAGGACCTGATTAGAGGCATGGTCTGAGCACCCCCCCACCCTACTTGGGCTGGAGAACAAGCCCACCACACGCACAGGATCAGTGGAGGAGTAACATGCACGGTTAATGAACATCACATACAGTTTGAAACCCCTGCACCAGCTGAAGGAAAAGAGCTGAACAAggtgctgctgtttagtcgctgagtcacgtctgcctctctgcaaccccatgaactacagcccaccaggctcctctgtccatgggattctccaggcaacagcactggagatggtcgccatttcctcctccagggggttttctggacccagcgattgaacccacgtctcctgcactgcaggcagattcattaccactgagccacaggggagccAAGCAAGGCCCCTGTCAGACAGCAAATGTTACCATTATTGATTAATAACACTGGCTGTTGATGAATCTGGGGGGAACAGACATCTTTGACAGTCCTCTTCCTGGAGAAGATCACGCCCGCGTG is a window encoding:
- the GLB1L2 gene encoding beta-galactosidase-1-like protein 2; amino-acid sequence: MPKWSVRRRPSLLLGAVLLIVCLPVLRRLDWSGLGASLWRRRHLGLRADGQNFKLENSAFWIFGGSVHYFRVPRAYWRDRLLKLRACGLNTLTTYVPWNLHEPERGTFDFSGNLDLEAFILLAAEVGLWVILRPGPYICSEVDLGGLPSWLLRDPDMRLRTTYKGFTEAVDLYFDHLMLRVVPLQYKHGGPIIAVQVENEYGSYNKDPAYMPYIKKALQDRGIAELLLTSDNQGGLKSGVLDGVLATINLQSQSELQLFTTILLGAQGSQPKMVMEYWTGWFDSWGGPHYILDSSEVLNTVSAIVKAGSSINLYMFHGGTNFGFIGGAMHFQDYKPDVTSYDYDAVLTEAGDYTAKYTKLREFFGSMAGAPLPVPPDLLPKTAYDPVTPAFYVSLWDALNFLELPVTSEHPVNMENLPINGGSGQSFGYTLYETTVTASGVLTALVRDRGQVFLNTFFLGTLDYKKKTIVIPTVQGFTTLRILVENCGRVNYGDNIDQQRKGIIGNVYLNDSPLKKFKIYSLEMDRSFLQRFTADKWKPLTEEPVFPAFFLGALSVLDSPYDTFVKLEGWEKGVVFINNQNLGRYWNIGPQETLYLPGAWLDVGLNKIIVFEEKMAQRIIQFVDTPNLGQHEYVH